From the genome of Aspergillus fumigatus Af293 chromosome 1, whole genome shotgun sequence, one region includes:
- the rgsC gene encoding putative intermediate filament protein (Mdm1), which produces MALNRRDIILFSTGGFIAWGLAVRWLPILRYLGYALVLGALLSCTAVLALVFLTIRPLDSAKPPRSSSLPLTFLLPKHWPREVEGIRARSTYRTDSLYPQSFIVSESIDELLSLVTRDFIASWYQHISPNPAFVNEVDRVIRAAIGNLCNRLLAEDLVSLVVSRIFPILTAHLKEFDVAERSVRGRNLTRNVTESEELDLAIAKKYRDGRLHPAAALSVSDQKFVEQEYLRKITLGLLPKLFPEQVLNSRIVTVLIREILACAVLFPLVSVLSDPDTWNQLVEAYGRTTIQDRKTVQKIRAALDEHASPAPKSKHGHPFPKLAPNDSERAFERFVRAIRRCNNLSDARRFRALVASQLKRESMVEGQDPVYLRRLETGKRVLDQKVAKLSAPGGSNTPYANAVESHFRRNSSSSKPEASLIDVMHDASGLSYFMEFMDRQKLMSLVQFWIVVDGFRNPLEDDFGDETSPSSSTWTTADRNDMALISETYLAKPELKVSEEARRAVKAFLSAGKRATPEQYRKARTVILSTQSAVLEELQTVYYPKFKQSDLYYKYLASDEVSLAGSRASPVPVEPPARRPLPPLMARTASHPGQKPKDLRRAVASSSDARSMGKLFDDEEQARRSIDSERSTPLFDDDYDTDPLAASTHSLGNDSQSGFNDATQNQAIKSMEAALNDIIANDPENADLGEVRYIDSGLAGSFSVDRGLKSPRSTGDLGRLDNRMDDNKAKPSIASLGLVDQSSRIGVFDDELFPDQQKFLEDEYDEPPETDDKDPADEVQEAAPGDLGLTEAIEALTVDIEKLAAQETVIDALTRKADLTNNTAELRILRKSKASIQREIHRKEMQRQQYIIQESDNSLYGRSTVRIQSIVVGKEADGREYAMYVIEVQRNAGEQMPAASWAVARRYSEFHELHQRLRIRYPSVRHLEFPRRRMVMKLQKEFLQKRRLALEAYLRNLLLLPEVCQTRDLRAFLSQRAIIPRDETPRDGETKDLVTRIYNSVADGMDDFLGNFGVLDQLSAAGQNLISAATNHQHSPVSNSGLATEDAVTAAEAEAELNAFEDRELEPFIKPICDLFLEAFELNKGNNWLRGRAVVVVLHQLLGGTIERKVREGVRSLVQDESLLRYLSMVKETMWPGGVLRQNKVRTASERLKSRTEASLVLATLIPDVAGNVVGRANAQGAARRIFATLNNQRLNSHLIFSILDEVVLVLFGGAK; this is translated from the exons ATGGCCCTAAATCGTCGCGATATAATTCTCTTTAGCACTGGTGGCTTTATTGCATGGGGCTTAGCTGTTCGCTGGCTCCCAATTTTGCGATATCTGGGATATGCTCTCGTATTGGGTGCTCTGCTCTCGTGTACCGCGGTGCTGGCGCTGGTGTTTCTCACGATTCGGCCGTTAGATAGCGCAAAACCTCCTAGATCTAGCAGCCTTCCTCTCACATTTCTCCTTCCGAAGCACTGGCCCAGAGAAGTGGAAGGTATTCGCGCGCGCTCGACATACCGCACAGATTCCCTCTACCCGCAGTCGTTCATTGTATCGGAGAGTATTGATGAGCTGTTGTCTCTGGTGACACGGGACTTTATCGCATCTTGGTATCAGCATATAAGCCCGAATCCGGCTTTTGTTAATGAAGTGGATAGAGTCATTCGAGCCGCTATCGGCAATCTATGTAATCGATTGCTTGCAGAGGATCTGGTCTCGCTGGTCGTGTCGCGTATCTTTCCGATCCTGACCGCTCATCTGAAGGAATTCGACGTTGCAGAGAGATCTGTGCGCGGACGGAATCTGACGCGAAATGTGACCGAATCTGAGGAGCTGGACCTCGCCATCGCTAAAAAATATCGCGATGGTCGTCTTCATCCCGCCGCGGCGCTCTCTGTGTCCGATCAGAAATTTGTGGAGCAGGAGTATCTACGGAAGATCACATTGGGGTTACTACCAAAGCTGTTTCCCGAGCAGGTCCTGAACAGCCGTATCGTAACCGTTCTGATCCGTGAGATATTAGCTTGCGCTGTTCTCTTTCCCCTAGTGTCGGTCCTATCGGACCCAGATACGTGGAATCAATTGGTTGAAGCTTATGGAAGAACAACTATCCAAGATCGCAAAACAGTTCAGAAGATACGGGCGGCTCTCGACGAACATGCTTCGCCTGCCCCGAAGTCCAAACATGGTCACCCGTTTCCCAAACTCGCCCCGAACGATTCAGAAAGGGCCTTTGAGCGGTTTGTCCGAGCCATTCGGCGTTGTAACAATTTATCCGATGCCAGACGTTTCAGGGCGCTGGTCGCAAGTCAACTGAAACGGGAATCTATGGTGGAAGGTCAGGATCCGGTTTACCTCCGGCGCCTGGAAACTGGCAAAAGAGTTTTGGACCAAAAGGTTGCTAAACTATCAGCCCCGGGGGGAAGTAATACGCCGTATGCAAACGCTGTTGAGTCTCATTTTCGTCGCAATAGTTCTTCGAGTAAACCCGAGGCGTCCTTGATTGATGTGATGCATGATGCATCCGGTCTCTCCTACTTCATGGAGTTTATGGATCGGCAGAAGCTCATGTCACTTGTGCAATTTTGGATCGTTGTTGACGGTTTCCGCAACCCACTTGAAGATGATTTTGGTGATGAGACATCGCCGAGCTCCTCAACCTGGACCACAGCGGATCGAAATGATATGGCACTCATTAGTGAAACCTACCTGGCCAAGCCCGAACTCAAAGTCAGTGAAGAAGCACGTCGAGCTGTCAAGGCTTTTTTAAGTGCAGGCAAACGGGCTACACCAGAACAATACCGTAAAGCACGGACGGTCATTCTAAGCACCCAATCCGCGGTCCTGGAAGAGCTACAAACTGTGTACTACCCCAAATTCAAACAATCCGATCTCTACTACAAATACCTCGCATCAGACGAAGTTTCCCTTGCCGGATCTCGTGCGTCGCCTGTCCCAGTCGAGCCGCCTGCCAGACggcctctgcctcctttAATGGCTCGTACCGCCTCGCACCCTGGGCAGAAGCCGAAGGATCTGCGGAGGGCTGTGGCGTCCTCCAGTGACGCCCGGAGTATGGGCAAActctttgatgatgaggagcagGCGAGACGGTCCATTGATTCCGAGCGGTCAACGCCATTGTTCGATGATGACTACGATACAGACCCTCTCGCAGCTTCTACACACAGCCTTGGCAACGACTCTCAAAGTGGCTTCAATGATGCTACCCAAAACCAGGCAATCAAGTCAATGGAAGCCGCTTTGAATGACATCATCGCGAATGACCCCGAAAATGCAGATTTAGGAGAAGTGAGGTATATTGATTCTGGATTGGCCGGATCGTTTAGCGTTGATCGAGGTCTCAAATCTCCGCGTAGCACAGGAGACTTGGGACGCTTGGACAATCGCATGGATGATAATAAAGCCAAACCAAGCATAGCTTCGCTTGGGCTTGTTGACCAGTCATCTCGAATTGGCGTTTTCGATGATGAACTCTTTCCGGATCAGCAAAAGTTTTTGGAGGATGAATATGACGAACCTCCTGAGACAGATGACAAGGACCCCGCGGACGAAGTTCAAGAGGCTGCTCCAGGAGATCTCGGCCTGACAGAGGCAATCGAGGCGCTTACCGTTGATATTGAGAAGCTCGCTGCTCAAGAGACCGTGATAGATGCTCTGACCCGGAAAGCCGACCTCACGAACAATACTGCCGAGTTAAGGATCTTGCGAAAGTCCAAGGCTAGCATTCAGCGTGAGATTCACCGCAAGGAGATGCAGCGACAACAATATATCATTCAGGAAAGTGACAATAGCTTATACGGCCGCTCGACCGTCCGAATCCAGTCCATTGTAGTGGGCAAAGAGGCAGACGGCCGAGAGTATGCGATGT ACGTGATTGAAGTGCAAAGAAACGCCGGCGAGCAgatgccagctgcatccTGGGCCGTTGCTCGCAGGTATAGTGAGTTCCATGAGCTGCATCAAAGGCTGCGGATAAGATACCCATCTGTTCGTCATTTGGAGTTTCCTCGACGTCGCATGGTAATGAAGCTGCAAAAAGAGTTTCTGCAGAAGCGTCGGTTGGCATTAGAGGCTTATCTACGGAACTTGTTGCTGCTTCCCGAGGTGTGCCAGACCCGGGACCTGCGAGCTTTCCTGTCACAGCGAGCCATTATCCCTCGCGATGAGACGCCACGTGACGGGGAGACCAAGGACCTAGTGACCCGTATCTACAACTCGGTCGCTGACGGGATGGATGATTTCCTCGGCAATTTCGGTGTACTGGACCAACTATCAGCGGCCGGTCAGAATCTCATATCTGCGGCTACGAATCATCAACACAGTCCTGTATCCAATTCAGGGCTAGCCACCGAGGATGCAGTCACGGCAGCCGAAGCCGAAGCTGAATTAAACGCATTCGAAGACCGCGAGCTGGAGCCATTCATCAAGCCTATTTGTGATCTGTTCCTGGAAGCGTTTGAGCTGAATAAAGGCAACAACTGGCTGCGTGGGCGCGCAGTTGTGGTTGTGCTCCATCAACTGTTGGGTGGAACGATCGAACGCAAAGTCCGTGAAGGCGTCCGGTCTTTGGTTCAGGACGAATCCCTCCTCCGCTATCTTAGCATGGTTAAGGAGACTATGTGGCCTGGAGGCGTCTTGCGCCAGAACAAGGTCCGCACGGCATCCGAGAGACTCAAGAGCCGGACGGAAGCTAGCCTGGTGCTGGCGACTCTGATCCCCGATGTGGCGGGCAATGTCGTCGGGCGAGCCAATGCTCAAGGAGCAGCTCGCAGGATCTTTGCTACGCTAAACAACCAGCGCTTGAACTCGCATTTGATATTCAGCATTCTAGACGAAGTGGTGTTGGTATTGTTTGGCGGCGCGAAATga
- a CDS encoding bifunctional phosphatidyl-N-methylethanolamine N-methyltransferase/phosphatidyl-N-dimethylethanolamine N-methyltransferase yields the protein MCSLHLVQSTVLEDYLLIVANPIPFLLVEYRKHYLTRIFGSPYYGCYFLGFIIFTLGLARDHVYQLALQDQPYYAPVHQPILGSVLFGIGSILVLSSMYALGVTGTYLGDYFGILMDAPVTGFPFNVTGSPMYWGSTLNFLGVALYFGRVAGLLLTAEVFVVYWIALQWEDPFTAEIYAKRERERAKSKKGGKSL from the exons ATGTGCTCTCTTCATCTTGTTCAATCCACTGTTCTGGAA GATTACTTGCTTATTGTCGCAAACCCgattccttttcttcttgtagaGTACCGAAAGCACTACTTGACTCGTATATTCGGTAGCCCCTACTACGGATGCTACTTTCTCGGATTCATCATCTTCACCCTGGGCCTCGCTCGCGACCATGTGTATCAACTGGCCCTCCAGGATCAGCCTTACTACGCCCCAGTGCACCAACCGATTTTAGGCTCCGTCCTGTTCGGCATCGGATCTATCCTCGTTCTGTCTAGCATGTATGCCCTTGGCGTCACCGGAACGTACCTTGGAGACTACTTCGGCATCCTCATGGATGCTCCCGTCACTGGTTTCCCCTTCAACGTTACCGGTTCCCCCATGTACTGGGGCAGCACCCTGAACTTCCTGGGTGTGGCTCTCTACTTTGGCAGGGTCGCCGGTCTCTTACTCACTGCGGAGGTCTTCGTTGTATACTGGATCGCTCTCCAGTGGGAGGA TCCTTTCACCGCGGAGATCTATGCTAAGCGTGAACGGGAACGTGCAAAGTCCAAGAAGGGCGGCAAGAGCTTGTAA
- a CDS encoding RXT2 domain-containing protein, translated as MAAQAALIADTIIGMKRALRRETEYSGPDEPITQPTNRGNKLRANAKYVREGALGYIHPEHLYKQKIEHAGYTRYILQRNPVRYDSEGDELDEDDEDSEADAAAAEENPFSEIALENLLCPLKHPSELPTHPSLSHAYTSKALRNMTHAVEAKLRQERALLWRARNLHRQFLGDGSWMPCGMFETAEDRFLFEPWTSYAMRDSPSGEHALKGLVGSVAPDKSNQESPAAQAGGKDVEMVDAPNCETEVQTDENIMKNDQSMQPKSEEVDAAVTDLPPHRDTANSESQINGHIATGGKQNHDSVANLGQHAIEEKGNAQANDKQGAEVEAEQQDDPQGDETDTEMQDGSSPEPPRRMTTRAQASALNPGPDQDSSKLSPSASTDTLNALPAPHPLFLVPESVLPDPNFGLPANEAEETRRLLWSFIQKQEETVRGFEHMLECLLRACRMQEDVFEWCKAEGHVGELSDGEDWYDPEKWGLAEGEELKKGVDEDEIETVEESRATGKRGRGRRA; from the exons ATGGCAGCGCAGGCGGCTCTGATCGCCGATACAATTATTGGCATGAAAAGAGCCCTACGAAGAGAGACAGAGT ACTCAGGTCCCGATGAACCGATCACTCAGCCGACGAATAGAGGCAACAAATTACGGGCCAATGCGAAGTACGTGCGAGAGGGCGCTCTAGGATACATCCATCCAGAGCACTTGTACAAGCAG AAAATCGAACATGCCGGATACACTCGCTATATCCTTCAACGTAATCCGGTGCGCTACGATTCAGAAGGTgacgagcttgatgaggatgatgaagactCGGAGGCGgatgcggctgctgctgaagagaatcCATTCTCCGAAATCGCTTTGGAAA ATCTCCTATGTCCTCTGAAGCATCCGTCGGAATTGCCCACCCACCCTTCGTTATCGCACGCTTATACTTCGAAGGCGCTTAGAAATATGACTCATGCTGTTGAAGCGAAACTTCGCCAGGAGCGCGCTTTGTTGTGGCGAGCAAGGAATCTTCATCGACAGTTCCTTGGGGATGGGTCCTGGATGCCTTGCGGAATGTTTGAAACAGCGGAAGATCGGTTTTTGTTCGAGCCTTGGACGTCTTATGCGATGCGCGATTCACCATCGGGCGAACATGCGCTAAAGGGACTGGTTGGCTCGGTTGCACCAGATAAATCGAACCAGGAGTCGCCAGCAGCCCAggcaggaggaaaagatGTTGAGATGGTGGATGCTCCAAATTGCGAGACGGAGGTGCAGACAGACGAGAACATCATGAAAAACGACCAGTCGATGCAACCCAAATCCGAGGAGGTCGATGCGGCTGTGACGGATCTCCCCCCACACCGAGACACTGCAAATTCGGAATCACAGATCAATGGGCACATCGCGACTGGTGGGAAGCAGAACCATGACTCTGTAGCGAATCTGGGCCAGCATGCtatagaagagaaagggaacGCTCAAGCAAATGACAAGCAAGGAGCGGAAGTCGAAGCCGAACAACAAGACGATCCACAAGGAGATGAAACGGACACGGAGATGCAAGATGGCTCATCACCGGAGCCGCCACGACGCATGACCACACGAGCGCAAGCAAGTGCTTTAAATCCAGGACCCGACCAAGATTCTAGCAAGCTCTCCCCCTCGGCTTCCACTGACACACTCAACGCACTGCCAGCGCCACATCCGCTATTCCTCGTGCCTGAGTCTGTGCTACCTGATCCCAACTTTGGACTACCAGCCAATGAAGCCGAAGAAACGCGACGGCTGCTCTGGTCTTTTATCCAGaagcaggaagaaacagtTCGAGGATTCGAGCACATGCTTGAGTGCCTACTCCGGGCATGTCGGATGCAGGAAGACGTCTTCGAGTGGTGTAAAGCGGAAGGACACGTCGGGGAGTTGAGTGATGGAGAGGACTGGTATGATCCTGAAAAATGGGGTCTCGCTGAAGGCGAGGAACTCAAAAAGGGGGTTGACGAAGATGAAATCGAGACGGTCGAGGAGAGCAGAGCAACAGGcaagcgaggacgaggacgacgcgCTTAG
- a CDS encoding alpha/beta fold hydrolase, giving the protein MGAMEDFPAPTAHAPLQPASSSLLARRRKSRSHSTSRESDDQTSPEVITSLISSLSTISVPLQSHFDNVPRLDLDTDPSSPIFSVFFPSEPQPPTQHTSGDHGFGVSYGTQPHLENETHSPFLHPDDAAAAPVIRMARAPPSPKTKSTFGPSLSSPRPASRSSYTSAKAACEDGAFGTITAEPGPRVSTAPSIASTASAGRKSLKSQLGLLKRSSREFMNDMEKQTDRLRKTSSYNDSLRHNIPRNRTSLRSMHSMADVAEEARLDHISKDIHSDIAASAPPSRERQSSHSARGSVSSTPGGIGSGRAIPARESSLRHSFSSSPRKRRSTRHTRYSSTASRDTKVESSPGEAGNEAEQVTRRIQELKDQQHRIKTELETSNSPDKRIKDSSTWQSQALRTSSLTSHHPAPREYADANGAAVFDESAPAPAVMTGKSRTTTRSDSPLTSKTPNLPLLRQSFDKPDQNDKLRSRRSLESSAQKRHHKRAPSGPASPVHASVSDERPSSADSIDLAVLEYISSPRLTQKVPHPTTGRAIAFSEVGDPKGHVVLCCLGMGLTRYLMAFYDELARSLNLRLVTLDRPGVGESAPYTEEAANPLSWPDDVAIVCNHLKVNKFSILAHSAGAIYALATALRIPQHIRGRIHLLAPWIPPSQLSSIGPHKEPVPTNAVPYSQRILRALPASFLKVANSSFMSAASASLTSSLPKAPRRTRRKTTSKDMSPAVATEPKGPGRAQSKIHQQGGDIKALQDLKVPVLSQRTDVKQVEVTTSQTAIVSSEERERQSDYDNRLTHKIWELATTNANPAVDLLVCLERRQTIGFRYVDITRNVVIHHGSRDTRVPVDNVRWLGKGMRRCEVRVLEGEGHGLMASATVMGNVLMEIAKEWEDWMTVVQGRRRGTVGPRPGFALPT; this is encoded by the exons atgggcgCAATGGAAGACTTTCCTGCGCCCACGGCGCATGCCCCTTTACAACCAGCGTCTTCCTCCCTGCTCGCACGACGTCGCAAATCTCGCTCACATTCCACAAGTCGAGAGTCAGATGACCAAACATCCCCGGAAGTTATTACGTCTTTAATCTCGTCCCTCTCTACTATCTCTGTTCCCCTACAATCTCATTTCGACAACGTTCCGCGCCTCGACCTAGATACGGATCCATCTTCGCCCATATTTTCAGTATTCTTCCCATCGGAGCCACAACCTCCTACGCAGCACACATCAGGCGATCATGGCTTCGGAGTAAGCTACGGAACGCAACCACATTTAGAGAACGAGACGCATAGCCCGTTTTTACATCCGGACGATGCAGCGGCTGCTCCGGTCATTCGCATGGCCAGGGCACCTCCGTCTCCAAAAACGAAAAGTACTTTCGGcccttctctctcatccCCGCGACCCGCTTCCAGGAGCTCATACACATCGGCCAAAGCCGCGTGCGAGGACGGCGCATTCGGTACGATCACAGCCGAGCCCGGCCCTCGAGTCTCCACAGCACCTAGTATCGCATCTACGGCTTCTGCGGGCCGAAAGAGTCTAAAAAGCCAGCTTGGACTGCTGAAGAGATCCTCGCGTGAATTCATGAACGATATGGAAAAGCAGACAGATCGTCTACGGAAAACGAGTAGTTACAACGACAGCCTAAGGCATAACATTCCCCGCAATAGGACCAGCTTGCGCTCTATGCATTCTATGGCTGACGTTGCCGAGGAGGCGCGACTGGATCATATCTCCAAGGACATCCATAGTGATATTGCGGCCAGTGCCCCGCCTAGCAGAGAACGCCAGTCATCGCACAGCGCTCGAGGGAGTGTAAGCAGCACACCTGGTGGCATTGGGAGTGGAAGGGCCATTCCTGCGCGCGAGTCCTCGTTGCGTCACAGTTTCTCTTCCAGTCCGAGGAAGCGCCGATCCACTCGTCATACCAGGTATTCATCCACCGCGAGCAGGGATACGAAAGTTGAGTCCAGCCCCGGCGAAGCGGGCAACGAAGCTGAACAGGTTACGAGGAGAATCCAAGAATTGAAGGATCAGCAGCATAGAATAAAAACTGAGTTGGAAACAAGCAACAGCCCAGACAAGCGTATAAAGGATTCCTCAACTTGGCAAAGTCAGGCCCTTAGGACATCAAGCCTCACAAGTCATCACCCAGCGCCGCGAGAATATGCAGATGCAAATGGAGCTGCCGTGTTCGATGAGAGTGCTCCGGCGCCGGCCGTAATGACCGGGAAGAGCAGAACAACAACGCGAAGTGACTCCCCGCTTACATCCAAAACTCCCAACTTGCCACTGCTTAGGCAATCATTCGATAAGCCAGATCAGAATGATAAACTCCGCTCCCGACGGTCACTGGAGTCTTCGGCCCAGAAGCGACACCACAAACGTGCCCCATCCGGGCCTGCGTCTCCAGTCCATGCTTCGGTCAGCGACGAACGACCGTCGAGTGCTGACTCAATAGACCTCGCGGTCTTAGAGTATATCTCATCGCCCAGACTTACTCAAAAAGTTCCCCACCCAACAACTGGTCGCGCCATAGCATTTTCTGAAGTTGGAGATCCAAAGGGCCACGTTGTGTTGTGCTGCCTCGGTATGGGCCTGACCAGGTATCTGATGGCGTTTTACGACGAGTTGGCGCGGTCTCTCAATCTCCGACTAGTGACCTTGGATCGCCCCGGAGTAGGCGAAAGCGCACCTTATACAGAGGAGGCAGCAAATCCTCTCAGCTGGCCTG ATGATGTTGCAATCGTGTGTAATCACCTCAAAGTCAACAAATTTTCGATACTGGCTCATTCTGCTGGAGCGATTTATGCGCTGGCAACGGCGTTGAGGATTCCGCAACATATCCGCGGCCGTATCCACCTTTTGGCTCCTTGGATCCCACCGTCTCAATTGTCGAGCATAGGGCCACATAAAGAACCGGTGCCTACCAATGCTGTTCCGTATTCCCAAAGGATTTTGCGAGCCTTGCCTGCATCATTTCTGAAGGTCGCCAACTCGAGTTTCATGAGTGCCGCGAGCGCTAGTCTCACATCCAGTTTGCCGAAAGCTCCTCGCCGCACGCGACGTAAGACAACTTCAAAAGATATGTCCCCTGCAGTGGCGACGGAGCCAAAAGGGCCTGGGAGGGCTCAGTCCAAAATACATCAACAGGGGGGTGATATCAAAGCACTCCAGGATTTGAAGGTGCCGGTCCTCTCTCAAAGAACAGATGTCAAGCAGGTCGAAGTCACCACGAGTCAGACAGCCATAGTCTCATCCGAAGAACGCGAACGCCAGAGCGACTATGATAATAGGCTGACGCACAAGATATGGGAACTGGCCACCACGAACGCAAACCCGGCAGTTGATCTTTTAGTCTGCCTAGAACGCCGCCAAACGATTGGATTCCGCTATGTGGACATTACTCGCAATGTTGTCATCCACCATGGAAGTCGAGATACTCGTGTTCCAGTCGACAATGTCCGTTGGTTGGGTAAAGGCATGCGACGTTGCGAAGTTCGAGTCCTCGAGGGCGAAGGTCACGGATTAATGGCTTCTGCCACAGTCATGGGTAATGTGCTGATGGAGATCGCCAAAGAATGGGAGGACTGGATGACTGTGGTCCAGGGCAGGCGACGAGGGACAGTGGGACCGCGTCCGGGTTTCGCATTGCCAACATGA
- a CDS encoding glutaredoxin, producing the protein MLSQRRIRLLLIAAVVLMVTIFYYSGDAGTIQNQRFYRSTVAAIDAHREAKEAASKQNVQPQKPAPPKPVEENAKPVVQEADGVKATTPKGASEEMEEIPIAGRTKMTVPKNRGQDSQKQESALASSEDDLEVKNELNAILKRSPIVIFSKSYCPYSKRAKTILLEKYNIVPAPHVVELDQHAMGQQLQSLLAKNTGRRTVPNVLVNGKSIGGGDDVTALDEKDELASTLKNLGGKWIQEVNRKDQTKQAE; encoded by the exons ATGTTGTCTCAGCGGCGGATCCGGCTTCTGCTTATAGCCGCGGTGGTGTTGATGGTCACCATCTTCTACTATTCG GGCGACGCCGGAACAATACAAAATCAGAGATTCTATCGATCTACCGTCGCGGCTATAGACGCCCatagagaagcaaaagaagctgCATCGAAACAGAATGTACAGCCCCAGAAACCCGCCCCTCCAAAGCCTGTCGAGGAGAATGCCAAACCTGTAGTGCAGGAAGCGGATGGAGTCAAGGCGACCACCCCCAAAGGCGCCAgtgaagagatggaagagatccCAATTGCAGGACGTACCAAGATGACGGTACCAAAGAACAGGGGTCAGGACTCGCAAAAGCAAGAGTCTGCCCTTGCATCTTCTGAGGATGACCTAGAAGTTAAGAATGAGCTCAATGCCATTCTTAAGAGATCGCCCA TCGTTATTTTCTCCAAATCCTACTGCCCATATAGTAAGAGGGCAAAAACTATCCTCCTTGAGAAATACAATATAGTGCCTGCGCCGCATGTGGTCGAACTCGATCAACATGCAATGGGACAGCAACTTCAATCGCTCTTGGCAAAGAACACCGGCCGACGTACTGTACCAAACGTACTCGTCAATGGAAAGAGTATAGGCGGTGGTGACGACGTGACCGCACTTGATGAGAAGGACGAGCTTGCCTCGACGCTGAAGAACTTGGGTGGGAAATGGATACAAGAGGTCAATCGTAAGGACCAAACGAAGCAGGCTGAGTGA